The nucleotide window GCGATCTCATTCTCCAAATCGACGGCACCCCCACCCAGGGCATGACGGTAGAAGCTGCTGCCGACTTGATTCGGGGCGAGGCGGGCACCCCCGTGCAAATGCTGCTGCAGCGCAACGACACAGCCCCCTTCGTCATGACCCTAACGCGAGCCAAGATCGACGTTCCGGTAGTACATTCGGCCGTAAGGCGTGAGGGAGGACACTCAGTAGGCTATATCCGGCTGTCCCAATTTAACGCCCACTCTGCCGAGCAGATGCAGCGAGCCATCACCAGCCTACAAAGCCAGCAGGTAGATGGGTTTGTACTGGATTTACGCAACAATCCAGGCGGGCGCTTAGATCAGGCTGTTGCGATCGCACGCATGTGGATCAGCGAAGGCGACATTGTCCGCACTGTCGATCGAAACGGCAGCGCCCGCCAGATTGCGGCCGACGGTACCGCTCTCACCGAGTTACCACTGACAGTCCTAGTCAACGGCAACTCGGCTAGCGCCAGCGAGATTTTGGCCGGGGCTTTGCAGGACGATCACCGCGCCACCGTCGTCGGCACCCAAACTTTCGGTAAAGCCCTAGTGCAGTCTGTCAATCCCCTAGGCGACGGCTCTGGTCTCAACGTCACTATTGCCCGCTACTTTACCCCATCAGGTTTAGACATTAACCATCTGGGCATCGCCCCCGATATCGTGGTTGACGCCTCCGAAGATGAACAAAAAGAACTGTGGAGCCATCCTGAGCGTTTGGGCACCGGCGAAGACGTACAGTATTCCCAGGCCATCGAACAGCTGCAAAGCCAGTGGGGAAACCAAAACCAGCCCTCAACGGCCCAAGTCAGCCGCTGAAGGGTCTGGAGTAGGGGTCTAGTCTGGCAGTTAAAGCTCATTGCAAGCCGTCAGACTGACCCCTGTAGGTTGCACTATTGGGTTAAGCTGTCAGGCTGCGCTACTGAGAGACAATTGACCTACCGCAGTACCTCGGCAATGGTCTTAGCAACCAGCTCACTCTTCCAGTAGCTGCCGTGGGCGTCTCCTCCTCCCAACAGCGGCACCAAAGTTTGCTGAAACGGGGTATTCCAGAGATTTCCTCTTTGGGTCAACATATCGCGCACCCGAACGTAGCGTTGGCTATCTGGCAGCAACAGCGGAATCACCCCACTCAGAGGATAGGCAATCGGATCACCCGGGTGAATGAAGTTGTGCCAGAGCAGTTCCTTATTCTGCCTGAGATTAAAGAGCCGCCGCAAAAACTCCTTCAGATTGGGAGAGAGGTCGTGGGAACTCTCTCCCGTCACCGATAGCAGGCTAAATAAAGCAATCGGCGAACCCATCGTGGAATGCTAGCAACCGGTAATCCGGCTCCTGGATGGGCACCGAGCCCAAAGAGAGCATCCCGGATCTGGCTGACAATTTGCCGAATCTGACGGGTGCTGGCATCCTCATCTAACCGAGGATCTTCCCACCGGCTTGCAAACAAAATGTCGAAGAAAATGACCGTACCCATACTGTGGGTAATCAGATGCAGCCGGTCACCTGGAGCTGCCCCCTGCAGTGAACCCAGGGCAGTTTCCTGAAAGCGACGGACCACTTGAGAACCTACGTGACGGCTCAAGTACAGAGCAGCATCTCCTACAAATTCCAGAATTTGCGTGGTTCTTAAAGATTGAAACCACACACCTTTCCAAGCAGGCGAGGCTTCCAGCCCTCGCTGGAGCGTCAGCTGCGGCTGCACATTGAGATCGCCCCAGAAAAAGAAGACTGGCTTGAGATCTCGGGTATTGTCCTTCATAGACTGGCGAATGCTGTTTAGCAAGCCCTGGGCCGTTTTTTGAAACTCTGCCTCGTTGCGGTTCTTAACACCGTGGATAAACAGAACATAATCAGTCGCCATAGGAAATAACTCCTGGGGGAAACGAGCTGAACTAAGGGTAATCCCTTGCGACAGTGCTGCAGCCTACAGGCAAATTAAAACATTCCGTGTTTATCCTGAGACGTCCTAGACTACCCTCCAAGAGTCCCGTAGAACAACGGGTTTGTGGCTCTGTGTTCTTGGCTGACAATAGGCCCACATGGATGTTCTTGCTCCCTTGGTGCAATCATGAAAAGCCAATCTCCCTGCTCTGCCAAAATGATGGATCTGCTGGTTTCTTACCATCAAGCCCCCTCGGTAAACTTGCGAAATCAGTTAGTCAAGCTCAATACTGGACTCGTACGTAAGATTGTGCACCGGCTTTGCCATCAGTGTGGAGAGCCCTTTGAGGACTTAGAACAAATTGGCTATCTGGGCCTGATTCGCGCCATCGAACGGTTCAATCCCAAGCAGGGCTGTGCTTTTAGTTCATTTGCAGTGCCCTACATTCGCGGGGAGATTTTGCATTACCTGCGCGATCGCAGCAGCGCCGTAAAAATTCCTCGACGCTGGCAGGAGCTACAAAAGACAGCTCAGCGGGTCTGCAGTGAACTGAGCCATGAGCTAGGCCGCAATCCCAAAGATGCCGAAGTTGCTACCCGATTAGGCATTTCCAAGACCGAGTGGCAGGAAATGCAGGTGGCTAACCACAACCGCTCACCCCTCAGCCTTGATGCCTGCATAACTCATCAGCACGAGTCATCCCCACTGAGTCTGGGAGACATGCTGCCCGATACCCATGCTCAAGTGCTGCTCCATTGGGAGGAAGACCGCGCCCAGCTGCAGCACGCCCTCAGTCAGCTAGAAGAAAAAACTCGCTCTATCATCGAAATGGTGTACTTGCAGGAACTGCCCCGAAAAGTCGCCGCTGAGCGCTTGGGCGTTAGCCCCATGACAGTCAGCCGTCGATTGAAGAGCGGCATAGAGCAGCTAGCTGTTTTTTTGGGTCAGCCGATTCAAGCCTGCAAACCTTAGCCTCACTCAGTTCCGGCACTCTACAGCTAAAGAATTGGGAACAGTAGACCAGGAAGACACGCAGAATTCAGGCTCTGCGCGTCTTCCTGGTCAATTTTTAATCTTTACTGGGGCTGCTCACCTGCGGGAGACCTACCCTCTGGCCCGTGGGGAGAACGCTGCATTAGCTGCTGTCGCTGTTCCTGGGTGAGGATAGCATTCATCTGCTCTCTAGCAGATTCGCGAACTGCCTGCATTTGAGTTTTTTGAGTTTCTGTCAGGCCAAGGGATTCAAAGACTTGGCGAGGGTTTTCTCGATTGGTTCTAGCCGTTTCTAAACGCTCTCTTTGCTCGGTGGTCAAGATGGTGTCCATTTGCTGTCGCTCGGCTTGCCGGATACTGTCCATTTGGGCCTGCTGCTCTGTAGTCAGGTTCAAATGATTTTGCCCCTGCCGATCGCCACACTCTTGAAGTGAACCTGATTGGGCTAGCCCCGCTGGAGCAAGGGTGGCTGCCAGCGCCAGCGCCAACATACCCGCTAGCAGGGGCAGCCGTCTATTGGGCGAAATCTGGTTTTTGATTGAGGTGGGCCAAGTGTTCATAAAAGTCCTTTGAGCAAAAAAACGTCGAACAAACCGTTGTTTGATGTTCAAATCTTAGAAACCGAGGAGAGCCCCTCACATCAGCCCAAACTCCCTATTCGGCTGGTACCTACTTCCCTGGAGAAATTAGGACTTTGGTACTGCCCACCTGCCGCTAAAGCGGGCCACTAGACGCTAGAAAGCAGGACTGCTTCTGCCCTACCCTAAAGAAAGCTGCAGTCAGCATTCCAGATCTCCCGCTTTTGCCTGCCTATGCACCGTCGCTGGCTCTTTCCCAACCATTCCTTTCGTCTAATGCTTTACCTGGAATGGATTTTGCTGGGGATTATGTTGCTGGGTGAGATTCGACCTACGCCCCATGCTGCGGCCGGAAAGTGGGGCTTGCTCTCCTCAGTTCTGATTCTGGCTAGTTTTGGGCTGATGGGTCTGAAGCTGCCCAGGGAAAATGCTTTAAGCAAGGTGTTGTATACGGCAGTAGAGTTTGGTCTACTGTTTTTAGCGTTTGAGCTGAACCGGCGAACGGCCTTTTTCCCGCTACTAGGTCTGATTATTGTCATGCGTAGCTGTCTGATCTTTCAGCAGGCAGGACGCTTGACGGTGGCCATTGGGGTATTTGGGGCTTTTCTGCTGATGCTGTTTCAGCCGATGCCGATGGCCCCGCCGCCACCCAGACGGCTCCCGCCTCCCGAACTGTTGACCCAAACGATTTTTACCCTCAAGCTCAATACAGCGGTAACCTTTGGCCTAACGCTGCTGTTTACCCTGCTGCTGATCAACACGCTGCTGTCCGAGCGTCAGAGCCGGGAAAAGCTGCTGCAGGCCAATGTGCAGCTGCGGCAGTACGCGCTCAGAATTGAAGATCAGGCAACGCTGCAGGAGCGCAATCGCATTGCCCGCGAAATTCACGATGCGTTAGGACATACCCTAACAGCTCAGAGTATTCAGCTAGAAAATGCTCAGCTATTTTTACCAACCGATGCTGGCAAAACCGCTGCTTTTCTACAGGAAGCCCAACGTTTAGGCGCTAGAGCTCTGCAGGAGGTGCGGCGTTCGGTTTCTATGCTGCGAGCCGACCCATTGCGAGGTCAGTCTCTGGAAGATGCGATCGCATCCTCCCTCAAAGAGTTCCAGCAGACGACCGGCATTACCCCTGCTTACACCCTGGCACTGACCCGCCCGCTACCCGCGGAATTTCGAGCAGCTTTTTACCGCATTTTGCAAGAGTCGCTAACTAACATTTACCGGCACAGCCTGGCCGACGAAGTGAGCATCCAACTGCTAGAGCAGGGGGAAATTGTGCAGCTGCAGATCAATGATAATGGCCGGGGGTTTGACCCTGAGGGCAACTCCACAGGCTTTGGCTTGCAAGGCATGCGAGAGCGTACCTTGGCTCTAGGCGGCCAGTTTCAGCTCTTCAGCCAGCCCGGCCAGGGCTGCCAGATTACGGTGAGACTACCGCTGCCGGGGATTGTTCTATGACCCATCCAATTCGCCTGCTGCTGGTAGACGACCAAATTATCATTCGCCAGGGTCTGCGCAGCCTGCTAGAGGCTAAGCCCGATTTAGAGGTAGTCGGAGAAGCGGCAGACGGGATGCAGGCTATCGCCCAAGTGGAGGCGCTGCGCCCTAATGTGGTGCTGATGGATCTGCGTATGCCAGGAATGGATGGGGTAGCGGCTACTCGCGCCATCTGCCAACAGTTTAGCGAGACGCGGGTACTGGTGCTCACTACCTTTGATGACAATGAGGATGTGGCCCAAGCCATGCGGGCCGGAGCCCGAGGGTACCTTTTGAAAGATACTCATTCGGATGACCTGGCTGAGGCTATTCGAGCCATTAACAAAGGCTATACCCAAATGGGGCCAGGGTTGTTGGAAAAAGCGATCGCACCTGCCCCACCGGCTACACCCGTCCAGCTGCCCCCCCAGCTAGTAGGCCTCACAACTCGGGAACGGGAAGTGCTTTGCCTAATTGCATCTGGAGCCAGCAACCGGGAAATTGCAGCTACTCTCTA belongs to Pseudanabaena sp. FACHB-2040 and includes:
- a CDS encoding S41 family peptidase; this translates as MPSSRKALLLTSSLAFVSIAALAPIARAALQDSPKATLDQAWQIINREYVDPDFNQVDWEQVRQTLLSPNYSSQEEAYAALREALQQLNDPYTRFMSPTEFQAFQNQTRGELVGVGMRLALDGDTETLMVVQPIENSPALEAGVQAGDLILQIDGTPTQGMTVEAAADLIRGEAGTPVQMLLQRNDTAPFVMTLTRAKIDVPVVHSAVRREGGHSVGYIRLSQFNAHSAEQMQRAITSLQSQQVDGFVLDLRNNPGGRLDQAVAIARMWISEGDIVRTVDRNGSARQIAADGTALTELPLTVLVNGNSASASEILAGALQDDHRATVVGTQTFGKALVQSVNPLGDGSGLNVTIARYFTPSGLDINHLGIAPDIVVDASEDEQKELWSHPERLGTGEDVQYSQAIEQLQSQWGNQNQPSTAQVSR
- a CDS encoding RNA polymerase sigma factor SigF, which produces MKSQSPCSAKMMDLLVSYHQAPSVNLRNQLVKLNTGLVRKIVHRLCHQCGEPFEDLEQIGYLGLIRAIERFNPKQGCAFSSFAVPYIRGEILHYLRDRSSAVKIPRRWQELQKTAQRVCSELSHELGRNPKDAEVATRLGISKTEWQEMQVANHNRSPLSLDACITHQHESSPLSLGDMLPDTHAQVLLHWEEDRAQLQHALSQLEEKTRSIIEMVYLQELPRKVAAERLGVSPMTVSRRLKSGIEQLAVFLGQPIQACKP
- a CDS encoding Spy/CpxP family protein refolding chaperone, giving the protein MNTWPTSIKNQISPNRRLPLLAGMLALALAATLAPAGLAQSGSLQECGDRQGQNHLNLTTEQQAQMDSIRQAERQQMDTILTTEQRERLETARTNRENPRQVFESLGLTETQKTQMQAVRESAREQMNAILTQEQRQQLMQRSPHGPEGRSPAGEQPQ
- a CDS encoding sensor histidine kinase — its product is MHRRWLFPNHSFRLMLYLEWILLGIMLLGEIRPTPHAAAGKWGLLSSVLILASFGLMGLKLPRENALSKVLYTAVEFGLLFLAFELNRRTAFFPLLGLIIVMRSCLIFQQAGRLTVAIGVFGAFLLMLFQPMPMAPPPPRRLPPPELLTQTIFTLKLNTAVTFGLTLLFTLLLINTLLSERQSREKLLQANVQLRQYALRIEDQATLQERNRIAREIHDALGHTLTAQSIQLENAQLFLPTDAGKTAAFLQEAQRLGARALQEVRRSVSMLRADPLRGQSLEDAIASSLKEFQQTTGITPAYTLALTRPLPAEFRAAFYRILQESLTNIYRHSLADEVSIQLLEQGEIVQLQINDNGRGFDPEGNSTGFGLQGMRERTLALGGQFQLFSQPGQGCQITVRLPLPGIVL
- a CDS encoding response regulator transcription factor; the protein is MTHPIRLLLVDDQIIIRQGLRSLLEAKPDLEVVGEAADGMQAIAQVEALRPNVVLMDLRMPGMDGVAATRAICQQFSETRVLVLTTFDDNEDVAQAMRAGARGYLLKDTHSDDLAEAIRAINKGYTQMGPGLLEKAIAPAPPATPVQLPPQLVGLTTREREVLCLIASGASNREIAATLYISERTVKNHITRILSQLELRDRTQAAMFVSPFLPLLGP